One genomic segment of Paenibacillus sp. FSL H8-0332 includes these proteins:
- a CDS encoding phosphoribosyltransferase produces the protein MSASYARLSESISQAKNVRIYTNKDTAYDFKLYPFGERGTYIAPELISEITDSLAAAITEQFPDFDYIVSPEPGGHTWGMLAAYKLMKPMNILRLSTELYENYEVSVRRETAYNENYIYFDGFSSGDRVLLLDDVISSGATIRCIAGQMSVMGIELVGVQAILAKGEHYKQLEADIGVPIRFLSKV, from the coding sequence ATGAGTGCATCCTACGCACGGTTAAGTGAGTCGATCAGCCAGGCCAAGAATGTGAGGATCTACACCAATAAGGATACCGCCTATGACTTCAAGCTCTACCCCTTCGGAGAACGCGGAACGTACATCGCCCCCGAGCTGATCAGTGAGATTACGGATAGTCTGGCAGCGGCCATCACAGAGCAGTTCCCCGATTTCGATTACATCGTATCTCCTGAACCGGGAGGGCATACCTGGGGGATGCTGGCTGCTTACAAGCTAATGAAGCCGATGAATATCCTGCGCCTCAGCACGGAGCTGTATGAGAATTATGAGGTTAGTGTCCGGCGCGAGACGGCGTATAATGAGAATTATATATATTTTGACGGCTTCTCTTCCGGTGACCGTGTGCTGCTGCTGGATGATGTCATTAGTTCAGGGGCTACGATCCGCTGTATTGCCGGGCAGATGTCTGTTATGGGGATTGAGCTTGTAGGGGTGCAGGCGATACTGGCCAAAGGAGAGCACTATAAGCAGCTTGAAGCGGACATTGGAGTTCCCATACGGTTTCTATCCAAGGTATGA